The Flammeovirga yaeyamensis genome segment TAATGAAAACTGTAACATTTAGTGTCAATTTAATTGTATTACTGTTCGTCACGACTTTCCTATTTGCCAACGACAACCTTGATAAAAAAGGAAATGTCAAAGGTCAGATTATTGACCAAAACGATGGTAGCCCTGTTGGATATGCTACTGTATCATTAAATAACAAGGATAATATTTCCATTGGAGGTGGTTTAACTGATGATGCCGGTCAGTTTAGAATCAAAAATGTGCCCTACGGTACTTACACCTTAATCGTACAATTCGTTGGTTACAACACATTACAAAAAGAGCTAAAAGTAAATGCTGCTTCTGTTGATGTTGGACAAATTAAGATCGGCGAAAATGTAGAACAACTCGAAGAGGTCGAAGTAAGGGCAGAAAAAACAAGTATCGAACGTTCTATTGATAAAAAAGTCGTAAACGTTAGTGATGCTATGATTGCTGAAGGAAACTCAGTTTCTGAGGTATTACAAACTATTCCAGAAATTAGTGTGGGTTCTGATGGAGCCATCTCTCTAAGAGGAGAAAGTAACGTTAGAGTACTTATTGATGGTAAACCCTCACAAATTGATCCTGCACAGATTTTCCAAACTTTGCCTGCCGGTTCTATCGAAAAAATTGAGGTCATCACTAACCCTTCGGCTAAATATGATCCTGATGGTTTATCGGGCATTATCAATGTGATTACCAAAAAAGATAAAATGAAAGGTCTTAACGGTAGTGCTAATATTGGTGCAGGTACTGGCGAGAAATACAATGGGTATTTAGGATTGAACTATAGAATCAAAAAGTTCAACTTCTTTGGACAAGGTTCATATGGAGAAAATAGATTCGAAAATCAAAAAGACTTAAGACGTATCTATTCTGATTCTTCTATTCCTTCTTTTGATCAGAAAGGTGATAATATCAGAAACGGTCGTTACTACAATACAAAATTAGGTGCCGATTACTTCTTGGATTCTACCAATACCATCACGTTCTATGCTGAACTTTGGGATTGGAAAGGTGGAGAAGAAAACTTCTTTACGAACAACAACATCCAAGGAGATCAGATTATCTTCTCTCAGAAAGAATACGGTAACCAAAACAATAGAGCGAGTGGTCAATCCTTCAGCTTAAACCATAGAAAAGAATTTAAGAAAGGTATTTTAGAGAGTGATGCTTTCTATAATGGAGGTACATCAGATTTCTCCACTTCATCTACACTAGAACAAGATGCATCAAGAAACTCATCTGTGGGTACCGATGCCAACTGGAATTATGCTTCTTTAAAAGTCGATTACTCTCATAAAATCAATGATAAATCGTCTTTAGAAACAGGTTATAAAGGTGAATTATTAGATGCTTCAGCTCAGATATCAAATAATTTGGGAGGAGTAATTAATAACTACAGCTATGATTATGATCAATACATCAACTCATTATATGGATCATACAGCATCGCTTTAGGTAGCTATTCTATCAAAGCTGGTTTGAGAGGAGAAGTTGCTACCATTGATGGTACTGTAAAAACAGAAAGCGGTCAAGATACCACTTATAGTATCAACTATGCGAGTTTGTTCCCTACCCTTCATGTTCAGAAGAAAATGGGTGAATTTAATACTGTTGGTGTAAGTTATTCGAGAAGAATTAACCGTCCTGGTATTTTTAACATGCTTCCTATCGAGCAACGTTCGAACTCATCGACTGTATCTGTGGGTAACCCGAACTTACAACCGTCTTATACCAACTCCATCAGCTTCGATCATAGTTACAACAAGAATAAATTAGGATTAAACACGAGTGTTTATTTAAGACATAGTACAGATATCATTAGAAACGTTTCCAGATACGATTCAGTTGAGGATGTCACCGTTTACACTTGGGCCAACTTAGGTTCGTCTATGACAGGTGGTGCTTCCATTTCTGCCAATTATCAAATTGCTAAATGGTGGAATATTGATGCCAACTTAAACTTCTTCTACTTGGAGATTCAAGATGACAACGAAGAGTTTACTGTTCCTCAAGATGCTAATCCTATCAACTGGACGGCTAAATTAAATACTCGATTTACTTTACCAAAGAACTTCACGATTCAAATTATGGGTAGATATGCAGGTCAGCAATACGATGCTCAGAATATCACACAGCCGACTTACGCACTTAACCTTGCAGTAAAAAAGGCCATCTTAAAACGTAAAGGTAATATCTCATTCAAAATTGATGATATTATTAATAGTGGTTTCACTAAAGATGTTTACGGTCGTGATTTCCAAGAACAAACTTACTATTTACAGGAACGCCCTGTATATAGATTATCTTTCTCTTATGCCTTTGGCGGACAGTTCCAAGGTAGAAAAGCGAGAAAGTTACATAGTTCTGGAGGGATGAATTAGGTAGTAGGTAGTAAAATAAAAAGAGTCAG includes the following:
- a CDS encoding outer membrane beta-barrel family protein; the protein is MKTVTFSVNLIVLLFVTTFLFANDNLDKKGNVKGQIIDQNDGSPVGYATVSLNNKDNISIGGGLTDDAGQFRIKNVPYGTYTLIVQFVGYNTLQKELKVNAASVDVGQIKIGENVEQLEEVEVRAEKTSIERSIDKKVVNVSDAMIAEGNSVSEVLQTIPEISVGSDGAISLRGESNVRVLIDGKPSQIDPAQIFQTLPAGSIEKIEVITNPSAKYDPDGLSGIINVITKKDKMKGLNGSANIGAGTGEKYNGYLGLNYRIKKFNFFGQGSYGENRFENQKDLRRIYSDSSIPSFDQKGDNIRNGRYYNTKLGADYFLDSTNTITFYAELWDWKGGEENFFTNNNIQGDQIIFSQKEYGNQNNRASGQSFSLNHRKEFKKGILESDAFYNGGTSDFSTSSTLEQDASRNSSVGTDANWNYASLKVDYSHKINDKSSLETGYKGELLDASAQISNNLGGVINNYSYDYDQYINSLYGSYSIALGSYSIKAGLRGEVATIDGTVKTESGQDTTYSINYASLFPTLHVQKKMGEFNTVGVSYSRRINRPGIFNMLPIEQRSNSSTVSVGNPNLQPSYTNSISFDHSYNKNKLGLNTSVYLRHSTDIIRNVSRYDSVEDVTVYTWANLGSSMTGGASISANYQIAKWWNIDANLNFFYLEIQDDNEEFTVPQDANPINWTAKLNTRFTLPKNFTIQIMGRYAGQQYDAQNITQPTYALNLAVKKAILKRKGNISFKIDDIINSGFTKDVYGRDFQEQTYYLQERPVYRLSFSYAFGGQFQGRKARKLHSSGGMN